The Candidatus Effluviviaceae Genus V sp. nucleotide sequence GTCGTCAAGGAGTCCGGAATCAGTCTTGGCGGGTCACTGGTCGGGACCGGGCTCAACTACCTTGTCCTGCTGGTCGTCACACGGATGCTGACACCGGAGGGCCTCGGGCTCTTCACGCTCGGGCAGTCGGTTCTGGCAATCGCCATGATCTTCGTTCTCCTCGGCACACCGCGCGGACTCGAGCGGTTCATACCGTACCTGACGGCGGCCGGACGGAAGGCCAGCGTGGGCCATCTGCTCCGCTCCGTCTTCACCCTGACGGCGACGACGGCGGCCGTGGTCATGGTCGTGCTCGCGCTCGCAGCCGGCTGGCTGGCGCGCGACATCTTCGAGGCGCCCGGCTTCGCCCCCGTACTGCGTCTGATGCTCCTCGCGATACCGATGCTCGGGTGGGTCGAGCTCGTCTCGGCTTCGTTCGTGGGTATCAAGGAGCTTCGCTACCGCGTTTACATCCAGCAGCTCGCCCTGCCTTCGCTCAAGACCGGCCTGGCCCTGGCGGCCCTTTCTCTCGGCTTCGGCGTGATGGGCTGGATATCTGCCTATGTGGGCAGTCTGTTCTTCGCCGCGCTGCTTGCGTTTGTGTTCTTTCGCGGCCGGCTGCTGCCTGAATTTCGTTCCCGCAGGACCGAGAAGGCGGACATCAGAGAGGTCATGTCCTTCTGCTGGCCCCTGTCCGTGAACAACTTCGTCGTGGTCTTCGCGGTGAACGTCGGTGTGCTGCTCCTGGGAGTCTATCGCTCGCCCGCCGAAGTCGGGGTCTACAGGA carries:
- a CDS encoding oligosaccharide flippase family protein, coding for MSTTDAQTAPAWAGKVVKESGISLGGSLVGTGLNYLVLLVVTRMLTPEGLGLFTLGQSVLAIAMIFVLLGTPRGLERFIPYLTAAGRKASVGHLLRSVFTLTATTAAVVMVVLALAAGWLARDIFEAPGFAPVLRLMLLAIPMLGWVELVSASFVGIKELRYRVYIQQLALPSLKTGLALAALSLGFGVMGWISAYVGSLFFAALLAFVFFRGRLLPEFRSRRTEKADIREVMSFCWPLSVNNFVVVFAVNVGVLLLGVYRSPAEVGVYRIIIYMTLILVLIQTSFAQIYKPLSAGFAATGDRMNSDLLYRRVGKWMLMAGGLAWLIVALLGRDIVGVLFPESYHVGLEALAVLAAGRLAVAACGPQAAALEAFGNTRLSMVNAILMLGVSLGLGYVLIPRMGILGAALSTSIAVLTTAVVGLAEMGALHGLWPFSRQSMRILGAIVLTAAPFWFAVRRLHPLGLGLTALALVLLAGSYLMMLRVLGALDETDRAMFKALRRRALSFGR